The Ensifer adhaerens genome contains a region encoding:
- a CDS encoding nucleotidyltransferase family protein: MRMKPASNTLDALIAGLRGRIVDQPDWQGMIALANQTLLTPALFTSLERAGLLERVPGDERDYLQFIRDCNRERNVRLRSQLNEAVAALNGIGVAPVLLKGAVPLFRSQVALDRITSDLDLAVAARDEALAQARLEELGYVPLTDGRGLVRDLDVGVLELRSYRADGFARPKLVRQGDYVVKIPSPQSRCLHWIAHDLLKEGDYWRGRIDLRHIFDLAQLAESEPVDWAGLRASLPDKSARNAVDTQLLALYRFFGTSIPRECGERALIRFQHWRRVFASSHPILGWPLRLAGNLLWGARRFSRVRDLARHDPVHLAHRIAIVLLNKNLRSKV, encoded by the coding sequence ATGCGCATGAAGCCCGCCTCGAACACGCTCGACGCATTGATCGCGGGCCTGCGCGGCAGGATTGTTGATCAGCCGGATTGGCAGGGGATGATTGCCCTGGCGAACCAAACCTTGCTTACGCCGGCCTTGTTCACATCACTTGAGCGGGCAGGTCTCCTAGAGCGCGTGCCGGGTGATGAGCGTGACTATCTTCAGTTTATCCGCGATTGCAATCGAGAGCGCAATGTGCGGCTGCGGTCGCAGTTGAATGAAGCCGTTGCTGCTCTCAACGGAATTGGCGTTGCTCCGGTTCTGTTGAAGGGTGCCGTTCCGCTGTTTCGCTCCCAAGTTGCGCTCGACCGGATAACGAGTGATCTCGACCTGGCGGTTGCAGCGCGCGACGAGGCATTGGCTCAAGCCCGTTTGGAAGAGCTTGGCTACGTTCCCTTGACCGACGGCCGCGGCTTGGTGCGCGATCTCGACGTCGGCGTGCTGGAGTTGCGATCGTATCGTGCGGATGGCTTTGCGCGTCCCAAGTTGGTCCGGCAGGGCGACTACGTGGTGAAAATCCCTTCGCCTCAGTCTCGCTGCCTGCACTGGATCGCGCATGACCTTCTCAAGGAAGGCGACTACTGGCGAGGAAGGATCGATCTCCGGCACATTTTTGACCTGGCGCAGCTTGCCGAAAGCGAACCAGTCGACTGGGCTGGGCTTCGAGCGTCCCTGCCGGACAAGAGCGCGCGCAATGCCGTCGATACACAGTTGCTAGCCCTTTATCGCTTCTTCGGGACGAGCATACCGCGCGAATGCGGAGAGCGGGCGCTGATCCGGTTTCAGCATTGGAGGCGGGTGTTTGCTTCGTCTCATCCGATCCTGGGCTGGCCGTTGCGCCTCGCTGGCAACCTGTTGTGGGGCGCAAGGCGGTTTTCCCGCGTGCGTGACCTCGCGCGCCACGATCCAGTTCATCTTGCTCACCGGATCGCGATCGTTCTTCTAAACAAAAATCTTCGCTCGAAGGTCTGA
- a CDS encoding metallophosphoesterase gives MSKLSRIPFGLDDPKLLSIEFGLSFGVHGYLFDNDAEGPIWAVHSVGIDPRSATHLGWSWDEDGAAKRGSHASVGSAVENQGSPPDTTGNTAASSNDAPADTLRSSNAATLNSAAASTLAVGPIFEARVSTAADDIEEKSSGSISANINDLDMGYDGTTRQTVGLRFTGIDVPRGAVITNAYIQFTSDEISSGLASFLIRGEDADESAAFTAIKFNVSSRPTTDASVTWDVASWTVRGEAGAAERTPDLKAIVQEIIDRGGWAALNDMAFMLTGTGTRTAKSYEGSAAGAPLLHIEYYVPVAGSPVAFNTQADADPANNQIAELAAAGTAVGITASASDPDAGSTVTYSVNDQRFAIDSNGVITRSGTGTLDFETQTSITLTVTATSSDQSTATQTYTVSILNSQEPIAFKTPADADAATNQIAELAAAGTAVGITASAGDPDAGSTVTYSLSDNRFAIDANGVVTRSGTGTLNAQAEPSITLTVTATSSDGSTATQAFTLGVLGSQQPVAFNAPADADATTNQITELAAAGTAVGITASARDPNPGDTITYSIDDPRFTIDTNGAIKRSNVGTLDFETQTSILLTVTATSSDQSTATQSYTLNILNSPEPVAFKTPADADPTTNQIVELAAAGTKVGITASAGDPDAGSTVTYSLNDTRFAIDSNGVITRSGVGALDFETQTSITLTVTATSSDQTTATQAYTLSILNSQEPVSFRTPADADTAADRIAQNAAAGTRVGITASASDPDAGSTVTYSLTDTRFAIDANGVITRSATGTLNAQTEPSITLHVTATSSDGSTATHDYALNVAAQTGPQTLYRFAIFGDYGDTNLNGEKAVAALIHSWNVDFALTVGDNVYAPQTMDAAIGQQYHDYIGNYQGAYGAGSAINRFFPVLGNHEYDDGNLTNYLNYFTLPDNERYYDFQIGPVHFFALNSNKQDPDGRSSTSVQGQWMHATLDASNASFNVAYFHHTPYNPSGSTTTMQWPFEPWGVNAVFAGHQHNYYRENRDDNGDGVQLPYTTTGLGGSGRDVPNVGTSLVTVTDQGMLIEFYKVTSFNGTTVTSSLTDSYFISTPVGRAPTIANGAYVLNGTTGADYLWGLGSNATLTGGRGNDTLVGGKNSNLFVFHTGDGNDTILNFRAGASTGDVLDLRDYGIDSASKFQQVATNQGANVVANLSGTDHLTLVGLHADQLHDDNFVRTGLLV, from the coding sequence ATGTCGAAGTTGTCCCGCATTCCATTTGGGCTAGACGACCCAAAACTGCTCTCGATCGAGTTCGGATTGAGTTTTGGCGTCCACGGCTACCTGTTCGATAATGATGCCGAAGGTCCGATCTGGGCTGTTCATTCCGTCGGGATCGATCCACGATCGGCGACCCATCTTGGCTGGAGCTGGGACGAGGACGGGGCCGCCAAACGCGGTAGCCACGCCTCCGTTGGCAGCGCCGTTGAGAACCAGGGCTCTCCTCCGGACACCACCGGCAACACGGCGGCCTCCAGCAACGACGCGCCGGCAGATACGCTGCGCTCATCCAACGCAGCCACCCTGAACAGCGCTGCCGCCAGCACGCTTGCGGTCGGCCCGATTTTCGAGGCAAGGGTTTCCACAGCCGCCGATGACATCGAAGAAAAGAGCTCTGGCTCGATATCCGCCAACATCAACGATCTGGACATGGGCTATGACGGAACCACGCGCCAGACCGTTGGGCTTCGCTTCACGGGGATCGACGTTCCCCGAGGTGCGGTGATTACCAACGCCTATATCCAGTTCACCTCCGACGAGATTAGCAGTGGATTGGCGTCGTTCCTGATCCGCGGCGAGGACGCAGACGAGTCGGCCGCATTTACCGCGATCAAGTTCAACGTCTCCTCGCGCCCGACCACGGACGCATCCGTTACCTGGGACGTAGCAAGCTGGACGGTCCGCGGTGAAGCCGGCGCTGCGGAGCGAACGCCGGACCTCAAGGCGATCGTTCAGGAGATCATAGATCGCGGAGGCTGGGCGGCGCTCAATGACATGGCGTTCATGCTCACCGGCACCGGCACGCGCACAGCGAAATCTTATGAAGGCAGCGCCGCCGGCGCACCCCTGCTCCACATCGAATACTACGTTCCCGTCGCCGGCAGCCCGGTCGCCTTCAACACCCAGGCCGATGCGGATCCGGCCAACAACCAGATTGCCGAACTTGCCGCAGCAGGAACCGCGGTCGGCATCACCGCTTCGGCCAGTGACCCCGATGCCGGCTCGACCGTCACCTACAGTGTCAACGATCAACGGTTCGCCATCGACAGCAACGGCGTCATCACCCGGTCGGGCACAGGCACACTGGACTTCGAGACCCAGACTTCGATCACGCTGACGGTAACAGCAACCTCCTCCGACCAGAGCACCGCCACGCAGACCTACACCGTCAGCATCCTCAACAGCCAGGAACCGATCGCCTTCAAGACGCCGGCCGATGCGGATGCGGCCACCAACCAGATCGCCGAACTTGCCGCTGCAGGAACCGCGGTCGGTATCACCGCTTCGGCTGGCGACCCGGACGCCGGCTCGACTGTCACCTACAGCCTCAGCGATAACCGCTTTGCCATAGACGCCAACGGCGTTGTTACGCGCTCGGGCACCGGCACCTTGAATGCCCAGGCCGAGCCTTCGATCACGCTGACGGTGACGGCCACGTCCTCCGATGGCAGCACGGCAACTCAGGCGTTCACCCTCGGCGTGCTCGGGAGCCAGCAGCCCGTCGCCTTCAACGCGCCAGCCGACGCCGATGCGACCACCAACCAGATCACCGAACTCGCAGCAGCGGGCACGGCCGTCGGTATCACCGCATCGGCCAGGGATCCCAATCCAGGCGATACGATCACCTACAGCATTGACGACCCGCGCTTTACCATCGACACCAATGGTGCGATCAAGCGCTCCAACGTCGGTACGCTCGACTTCGAAACCCAGACTTCGATCTTGCTGACGGTAACGGCGACCTCGTCCGACCAGAGCACCGCCACCCAGAGCTACACCCTTAACATTCTCAACAGCCCGGAACCGGTCGCCTTCAAGACGCCGGCCGATGCAGATCCCACGACCAACCAGATTGTCGAACTCGCCGCAGCCGGGACCAAGGTCGGTATCACCGCTTCGGCCGGTGACCCCGACGCCGGTTCGACCGTCACCTACAGCCTCAACGATACGCGCTTTGCCATCGACAGCAACGGCGTCATCACCCGCTCCGGCGTCGGTGCGCTCGACTTTGAAACCCAGACCTCGATCACGCTGACGGTAACGGCAACCTCGTCCGACCAGACCACGGCCACCCAGGCCTACACGCTCAGCATTCTCAACAGTCAGGAACCGGTCAGCTTCAGAACGCCGGCTGACGCCGATACGGCCGCAGATCGGATCGCCCAGAATGCTGCCGCTGGAACCAGGGTCGGGATTACAGCCTCGGCAAGCGACCCTGACGCCGGTTCGACCGTGACCTACAGCCTTACCGACACCCGCTTTGCCATCGATGCAAACGGCGTGATTACCCGTTCGGCCACCGGCACGCTCAACGCCCAAACCGAACCGTCGATCACCCTTCACGTGACGGCGACATCGTCGGACGGCAGCACGGCGACGCATGACTACGCCCTCAATGTTGCCGCTCAAACAGGGCCGCAAACCCTCTACCGCTTTGCCATCTTCGGCGACTACGGTGATACCAACCTCAACGGAGAAAAGGCGGTTGCGGCGCTCATTCACAGTTGGAACGTCGATTTCGCCCTCACCGTCGGCGACAACGTCTATGCGCCGCAGACAATGGATGCGGCCATAGGTCAGCAATACCACGACTACATCGGCAACTATCAGGGCGCCTATGGCGCCGGCAGCGCCATCAACCGCTTCTTCCCGGTCCTGGGCAATCACGAATATGACGACGGAAACCTGACCAACTACCTGAATTACTTCACCCTGCCCGACAACGAGCGGTATTACGACTTCCAGATCGGACCGGTGCATTTCTTCGCGCTGAACAGCAACAAGCAGGATCCCGACGGCCGCAGTTCGACGTCGGTTCAGGGCCAGTGGATGCACGCCACACTTGATGCCTCGAACGCGAGCTTCAATGTCGCCTACTTCCACCACACGCCCTACAATCCAAGCGGCAGCACGACGACCATGCAGTGGCCCTTCGAGCCTTGGGGCGTGAACGCGGTGTTCGCCGGCCATCAGCACAACTACTACCGCGAAAACCGCGACGATAACGGCGACGGCGTCCAGCTTCCCTATACCACCACCGGGCTTGGCGGTTCGGGCCGCGATGTTCCCAATGTCGGCACCAGCCTCGTGACGGTCACCGATCAGGGCATGCTGATCGAATTCTACAAGGTCACCAGCTTCAACGGGACCACAGTGACCAGTTCGCTGACGGACTCATACTTCATCTCGACGCCCGTGGGCCGCGCCCCGACAATCGCCAATGGCGCTTATGTGCTGAACGGCACCACCGGTGCTGATTACCTCTGGGGGCTCGGAAGCAACGCGACGCTGACAGGCGGGCGCGGCAACGACACGCTGGTCGGCGGCAAGAACAGCAACCTCTTCGTCTTCCACACCGGCGATGGCAACGACACGATCTTGAACTTCCGGGCCGGCGCCAGCACCGGAGACGTGCTGGACCTGCGTGACTACGGTATCGACAGTGCCAGCAAATTCCAGCAGGTGGCCACAAACCAGGGCGCCAACGTCGTGGCGAACCTGAGCGGGACGGACCACCTGACGCTCGTCGGCCTCCACGCAGATCAGCTCCATGACGACAACTTCGTCCGCACAGGACTTCTTGTCTGA
- a CDS encoding metallophosphoesterase, with translation MSKLSRIPSGLDDPKLLAIEFALSFDVDGNYLFDDLAADPIVSIRLTAAHPRSLSDMYGNWGSSTSTDRSDHLFPIASNDDQGSVVDTNSAATPVGGAGLKGDAQENTLRPSGALATGPTSDAADPGTATANSATFAALAADPVFETRVASSADDAEERSSGSTSLTSSDLELTVDDGVGQTVGIRFTGIDIPKGAIITNAYIQFTVDEVSTGTISLLIRGQDVDDAAAFTTAKFNVTSRLTTDASVAWAPVDWSTRGAAGAAQRTPDLSAIIQEIVSRDGWAALNDMVFLITGTGTRTARAYDGSPTAAPLLHIEYSVPPTGDPVVFNSPTDADPITNQIAELAAAGTAIGITASATDPTPGDTVTYSIDDARFAIDANGVITRSGVGTLDFETQTSITLTVTATSSDLSKANQTFTVSVLNSQEPVAFANPADSDPTADRIAQNAAAGTRVGITASAGDPDAGSTVTYSVNDPRFAIDGNGVITRSAIGTLNSQSEPTITLQVTATSSDGSTAMRDYTIINSPPATNSMIFEKRVLASLDDVEEAASGAVSANSSDLELTVDGAKVQTVGMRFTGIDIPKGAIITNAYIQFTVDQVSTGAISLLIRGQDVDDAAAFTTAQFNVSTRAITDASVAWAPADWTTRGAAGLAQRTPDLKAIVQEIIDRGGWAALNDMVLLVTGTGTRTARAFDSNAAAAPLLHIEYYVPPASAPVVFNTPTDADPALNQIAELAAAGTAIGITASAADPDAGSTVTYSIDDQRFSIGSNGVITRSGVGTLDFETQTSITLTVTATSSDRSTAMQTYTLNILNSQEPVNFRTPADTDTATDRIAQTAAAGTRVGITASASDPDAGSTVTYSLADTRFAIDANGVITRSATGTLNAQTEPSITLHVTATSSDGSTATHDYTVNVAAQAGPQTLYRFAVFGDFGDTSLNGEKAVAALIHSWNVDFALTVGDNVYAPQTMDGAIGQQYHDYIGNYQGAYGAGSAINRFFPVLGNHEYNENNFTNYLNYFTLPDNERYYDFQIGPVHFFALNSNSQETDGRSATSVQGQWMHATLDASNASFNIAYFHHTAYNPSGSTSTMRWPYEPWGVNAVFAGHEHNYYRENRDDNGDGLQLPYTTTGLGGAGRDVPNVGASLVTITDQGMLIEFYHVTSFNGTTTTSSLTDSYFISTPMGRAPTITNGGYVLNGTTGADYLWGLGSNATLTGGRGNDTLVGGKNSNLFVFQTGDGNDTILNFRAGASTGDVLDLRAFGIDSASEFRQVATNQGANVVANLSGTDHLTLLGVRAEQLHDDNFVRSGLLV, from the coding sequence ATGTCCAAGCTGTCCCGCATCCCGTCCGGCCTCGACGACCCGAAACTCCTCGCAATCGAGTTTGCGTTGAGTTTTGACGTCGACGGCAATTACCTGTTTGACGATCTCGCCGCGGATCCGATCGTCTCCATCCGGTTGACGGCGGCTCACCCGCGTTCATTGAGTGACATGTATGGGAACTGGGGCTCTTCCACCTCCACCGATCGCAGCGACCATCTCTTCCCCATTGCAAGCAACGATGACCAAGGTTCTGTTGTCGACACGAACAGCGCAGCTACGCCTGTCGGCGGGGCCGGGCTGAAGGGAGACGCGCAAGAGAACACGCTGCGGCCATCCGGCGCGTTGGCAACGGGGCCGACGTCGGACGCCGCCGATCCCGGCACGGCGACAGCCAACAGCGCCACATTCGCCGCACTTGCAGCCGATCCAGTCTTCGAAACCCGGGTGGCCTCGAGCGCAGACGATGCGGAGGAACGGTCAAGCGGTTCGACGTCCCTGACCAGTAGCGACCTCGAATTGACGGTTGACGACGGTGTCGGCCAAACTGTCGGAATCCGCTTTACCGGCATCGATATCCCCAAGGGCGCAATCATCACCAATGCCTACATCCAGTTTACCGTCGATGAGGTAAGCACGGGGACGATCTCGCTCTTGATCCGCGGCCAGGACGTGGACGACGCTGCGGCCTTCACGACGGCCAAGTTCAACGTCACTTCGCGCCTGACAACCGACGCGTCCGTGGCCTGGGCACCTGTGGACTGGTCAACGCGCGGTGCGGCAGGCGCTGCGCAACGTACGCCCGACCTCAGTGCAATCATCCAGGAGATCGTCAGCCGTGACGGTTGGGCGGCGCTCAACGACATGGTGTTCTTGATCACCGGCACCGGCACGCGTACGGCAAGAGCCTATGACGGCAGCCCGACGGCTGCGCCCCTCCTGCACATTGAATACAGCGTACCGCCGACCGGCGATCCGGTTGTCTTCAATTCGCCTACCGACGCCGATCCCATCACAAACCAGATCGCCGAGCTCGCAGCCGCCGGCACGGCCATCGGCATTACGGCGTCGGCGACCGATCCCACCCCCGGCGACACCGTCACCTACAGCATCGACGACGCACGCTTTGCCATCGACGCAAATGGCGTCATCACACGGTCAGGCGTCGGCACGCTCGACTTCGAAACCCAGACCTCGATCACGCTGACGGTGACGGCCACGTCTTCGGACCTCAGCAAGGCAAACCAGACGTTCACAGTCAGCGTCCTCAACAGCCAGGAACCGGTCGCCTTCGCCAACCCGGCCGATAGTGACCCGACGGCCGACCGGATCGCCCAGAATGCCGCCGCCGGGACCAGGGTCGGCATCACAGCTTCGGCCGGCGATCCCGATGCGGGCTCGACCGTGACCTACAGTGTCAATGATCCGCGTTTCGCCATCGACGGTAACGGCGTCATCACCCGTTCCGCGATCGGAACACTCAATTCACAAAGCGAGCCGACGATTACGCTCCAGGTGACCGCGACTTCGTCCGATGGCAGCACCGCCATGCGCGACTACACCATCATCAACAGTCCGCCCGCCACCAACAGCATGATCTTCGAGAAGAGGGTTCTCGCCAGCCTCGACGATGTCGAGGAAGCGGCCTCCGGCGCGGTCTCGGCCAATAGCAGCGACCTGGAACTGACGGTCGACGGCGCCAAGGTGCAGACGGTCGGCATGCGCTTTACCGGCATCGACATCCCCAAGGGGGCGATCATCACCAACGCCTATATCCAGTTCACCGTCGACCAGGTGAGCACGGGGGCGATATCGTTGCTGATCCGCGGCCAGGATGTCGATGACGCCGCCGCCTTCACGACCGCTCAGTTCAATGTGTCTACCCGTGCCATAACGGATGCATCGGTCGCCTGGGCCCCGGCGGACTGGACGACGCGCGGTGCGGCGGGGCTTGCGCAGCGCACACCGGACTTGAAGGCGATCGTCCAGGAGATCATCGACCGGGGCGGCTGGGCAGCGCTCAATGACATGGTGCTCCTTGTCACCGGCACCGGCACCCGCACCGCACGAGCCTTTGACAGCAACGCCGCGGCAGCGCCGCTACTGCACATCGAGTATTACGTGCCGCCGGCAAGCGCTCCGGTCGTCTTCAACACGCCCACCGACGCAGATCCGGCCCTCAATCAGATTGCAGAACTGGCTGCCGCCGGCACAGCCATCGGCATCACCGCTTCGGCGGCCGATCCGGATGCCGGTTCGACCGTGACCTACAGCATCGACGATCAGCGCTTCTCCATCGGTTCGAACGGCGTCATCACCCGCTCCGGCGTCGGCACACTCGACTTCGAAACCCAGACCTCGATCACGCTGACGGTCACGGCAACATCGTCCGACCGAAGCACCGCCATGCAGACCTACACCCTGAACATTCTCAACAGCCAGGAACCGGTCAATTTCAGAACGCCGGCTGACACCGATACGGCCACAGACCGGATCGCCCAGACAGCTGCCGCCGGCACCAGGGTCGGCATCACCGCCTCAGCGAGCGACCCCGACGCCGGCTCGACCGTCACCTACAGTCTTGCCGACACACGATTTGCCATCGATGCCAACGGTGTCATCACCAGATCCGCCACCGGCACGCTCAATGCGCAAACCGAACCGTCGATCACCCTTCACGTAACGGCAACATCGTCGGACGGCAGCACGGCCACACACGACTACACCGTCAACGTTGCTGCCCAAGCGGGACCACAGACGCTGTACCGCTTCGCAGTCTTCGGCGATTTCGGCGATACCAGCCTCAATGGAGAAAAGGCGGTCGCAGCGCTCATTCATAGCTGGAACGTCGATTTCGCCCTCACCGTCGGTGACAACGTCTATGCGCCGCAGACAATGGATGGCGCCATAGGTCAGCAGTATCACGACTATATCGGCAACTATCAGGGCGCCTATGGCGCCGGGAGCGCCATCAACCGCTTCTTTCCTGTGCTTGGAAACCACGAATACAACGAGAACAATTTCACCAACTACTTGAATTACTTCACCTTGCCCGACAACGAACGGTATTACGACTTCCAGATCGGGCCGGTGCATTTCTTCGCGCTGAACAGCAACAGCCAAGAGACGGACGGCCGCAGTGCGACGTCGGTCCAGGGCCAATGGATGCACGCAACGCTCGATGCGTCGAACGCGAGCTTCAACATCGCCTACTTCCACCACACGGCCTACAATCCAAGCGGCAGCACCAGCACAATGCGTTGGCCCTACGAGCCATGGGGCGTAAACGCAGTCTTCGCCGGCCACGAGCACAACTACTACCGCGAAAACCGCGACGATAACGGCGACGGCCTTCAGCTTCCGTACACCACCACCGGTCTCGGTGGCGCGGGGCGTGACGTTCCCAATGTCGGCGCCAGCCTTGTGACGATCACCGATCAGGGCATGCTGATCGAATTCTACCACGTCACCAGTTTCAACGGGACCACCACTACCAGCTCGCTGACGGACTCCTACTTCATCTCGACTCCCATGGGTCGCGCTCCGACGATCACCAATGGTGGTTATGTGCTGAACGGTACGACCGGTGCCGATTACCTCTGGGGGCTCGGAAGCAATGCGACGCTGACTGGCGGGCGCGGCAACGATACGCTGGTCGGCGGCAAGAACAGCAACCTCTTCGTCTTCCAGACTGGTGATGGCAACGACACGATCCTGAACTTCCGCGCCGGTGCCAGCACAGGTGACGTCCTTGACCTGCGCGCGTTTGGCATCGACAGCGCCAGCGAATTCCGGCAGGTGGCAACAAACCAGGGCGCCAACGTGGTTGCCAATCTGAGCGGCACGGACCACCTGACATTGCTCGGCGTCAGGGCGGAGCAACTCCATGACGACAACTTCGTCCGGTCAGGCCTGCTTGTCTGA
- a CDS encoding PqqD family peptide modification chaperone translates to MQGHLRAPGDGASARFVTQARLVRIRGQNVLFSASQHAIFALNDTAADIWRLLEEGKPAEAVARGIARDSFGARDAQGQVRAALGDWQRLGLIRPDISPRDVAAQGHVSQTLRVAGRSTRILYPKAHALPTMATFRHLEVGEGDADVVFQLVAHGGRLHLFRNGEWIVASAPNEMATILKGEMLNDVLRAATYELALHAAALLKNERLVLLCGEPGAGKTTLTLALVHAGFGFASDDVALLHADGRCVGLPFAPAVKSGAWPLLADYFPDLDAAPTFRRPDNRRVRYLAPNASTSVTTESWPVGSVILLHRDRAAQPGLYAIDPVDVLRGLVGGAFAPGGELGDTGFDVLARVIGAVKAYRLTYSGLDEAVGLIERACA, encoded by the coding sequence ATGCAGGGCCATTTGCGAGCGCCGGGCGACGGTGCGTCGGCGCGCTTCGTTACCCAGGCGCGGCTCGTGCGCATTAGGGGGCAGAATGTTCTGTTCAGTGCTTCGCAGCACGCGATCTTCGCCCTCAACGATACCGCCGCCGATATCTGGCGGCTCCTGGAGGAAGGAAAGCCCGCCGAAGCTGTCGCGCGCGGCATTGCGCGCGACAGCTTCGGCGCCCGCGATGCGCAAGGACAGGTCAGGGCAGCGCTGGGGGATTGGCAGCGTCTGGGATTGATCAGGCCCGACATCTCGCCGCGCGATGTTGCGGCACAGGGGCATGTGAGCCAGACGCTGCGCGTTGCCGGTCGCAGCACGCGCATCCTCTATCCCAAAGCCCACGCCCTTCCGACGATGGCTACATTCAGGCATCTCGAGGTCGGGGAGGGCGATGCCGACGTCGTGTTCCAGCTGGTGGCGCACGGTGGCCGGCTCCACCTGTTTCGCAATGGCGAATGGATCGTGGCGTCTGCTCCAAACGAGATGGCGACAATCCTGAAGGGGGAAATGCTGAACGATGTCCTCAGGGCCGCCACCTACGAACTGGCGCTTCACGCGGCCGCGCTCCTTAAAAACGAGCGCCTGGTCCTTCTCTGCGGCGAGCCGGGGGCTGGCAAGACAACCCTGACTTTGGCGTTGGTCCATGCCGGGTTCGGTTTCGCGTCGGACGATGTCGCGCTGCTGCATGCTGATGGGCGCTGTGTCGGCCTCCCGTTTGCACCTGCCGTCAAGTCGGGCGCGTGGCCGCTGCTTGCGGATTACTTTCCGGACCTCGACGCCGCGCCGACCTTCCGCCGCCCGGACAACCGGCGTGTGCGCTATCTCGCCCCGAACGCATCCACCTCCGTGACAACTGAATCCTGGCCTGTGGGCTCAGTCATTCTCCTCCATCGAGATCGCGCTGCGCAGCCGGGCCTTTATGCGATCGACCCGGTGGATGTCTTAAGAGGCCTTGTTGGCGGCGCCTTCGCACCCGGCGGGGAACTTGGCGACACCGGCTTCGACGTGCTGGCTCGTGTCATAGGGGCCGTGAAGGCCTATCGTCTGACCTATTCCGGGCTCGATGAAGCGGTCGGGCTGATTGAGCGGGCATGCGCATGA
- a CDS encoding cation:proton antiporter, translating to MSDAETARFFLSLVLLLVAALAGGQLFERLKMPRVIGEIAGGIVLGPSVLGAISPEAHKSLFAAFPAQTALLTAFYWFGLVLLMFTAGFKVQAEGVGGAGRIVVALVVGALMIPFAFGYAGASLFADTQLGDPFAFKLVMGIAAAVTSIPVISRIFLDLGLMGTPFARNVIGAATIQDLILWTILAVATAVQHGEAANAVGIGRVVAITLGFVLASLFFAPAVVRALRRWIIGKFSEAPFTGYTMLLCLIFVAVASLLNVNIVFAALVAGLVMARFPSRHLAPVKQHIADIAIWFFVPIYFALVGQRLNLAQEFDAGLTVLFISMSTAIKLLSCTLAARTADCDWARAFDYGVAMNTRGGPGIVLASVAHAAGIIDGRMFTALVLASILTSFGTGLWLRWRMVRDPKVFAGLAGAPAE from the coding sequence ATGAGCGATGCCGAAACTGCTCGTTTCTTCCTGTCCCTGGTGTTGCTGCTCGTTGCAGCGCTGGCTGGCGGTCAACTGTTCGAGCGGCTGAAGATGCCGCGCGTTATCGGCGAGATAGCCGGGGGCATCGTGCTTGGCCCGTCTGTGCTCGGCGCGATTTCGCCCGAGGCACACAAGTCGCTGTTTGCGGCTTTCCCGGCGCAGACCGCGCTGCTGACTGCGTTCTATTGGTTCGGCCTCGTCCTTCTGATGTTCACGGCCGGCTTCAAAGTACAGGCAGAGGGAGTGGGTGGAGCTGGCCGGATTGTTGTCGCGCTGGTGGTCGGCGCGCTGATGATCCCGTTTGCGTTCGGTTATGCGGGCGCTTCGCTCTTCGCGGATACCCAGCTTGGCGATCCCTTCGCCTTCAAACTGGTTATGGGCATAGCTGCCGCCGTCACGTCGATCCCGGTCATTTCGCGGATATTCCTCGATCTGGGCTTGATGGGAACGCCTTTCGCACGCAACGTCATCGGTGCCGCCACGATCCAGGATCTCATCCTCTGGACGATCCTCGCCGTCGCCACCGCCGTCCAGCATGGCGAGGCGGCGAATGCCGTCGGCATTGGGCGAGTGGTCGCCATCACGCTCGGTTTCGTGCTCGCCTCTCTCTTCTTCGCGCCCGCAGTCGTCAGGGCGCTCCGCCGCTGGATCATCGGCAAATTCAGCGAGGCACCTTTTACCGGCTACACCATGTTGCTGTGCTTGATCTTTGTCGCCGTGGCGAGCCTGTTGAATGTGAACATCGTTTTTGCAGCGCTTGTTGCGGGCCTTGTTATGGCCCGGTTTCCCTCGCGGCACCTCGCTCCTGTCAAACAGCACATCGCCGACATCGCGATTTGGTTTTTCGTCCCGATCTACTTCGCACTTGTCGGGCAACGGCTAAACCTGGCGCAGGAGTTCGATGCCGGTTTGACTGTTCTGTTCATCAGCATGAGTACGGCAATCAAGCTCTTGAGTTGCACGCTTGCCGCGAGAACGGCCGACTGCGACTGGGCGAGGGCATTCGACTATGGCGTCGCCATGAACACGCGCGGCGGGCCAGGCATCGTGCTTGCCAGCGTGGCGCACGCCGCTGGCATCATCGACGGCCGGATGTTCACGGCCCTCGTGCTGGCGTCGATCCTGACCTCGTTTGGCACTGGGCTCTGGTTGCGTTGGCGAATGGTGCGTGATCCCAAGGTATTTGCCGGATTGGCCGGGGCGCCGGCCGAGTGA